Proteins from one Physeter macrocephalus isolate SW-GA chromosome 16, ASM283717v5, whole genome shotgun sequence genomic window:
- the MARK2 gene encoding serine/threonine-protein kinase MARK2 encodes MSSARTPLPTLNERDTEQASGLWAWVPPTHRRHLPGPALTEVPALNSASLCFSRNLNEPESKDRVETLRPHVVGSGGSDKEKEEFREAKPRSLRFTWSMKTTSSMEPNEMMREIRKVLDANSCQSELHEKYMLLCMHGTPGHENFVQWEMEVCKLPRLSLNGVRFKRISGTSMAFKNIASKIANELKL; translated from the exons GCAAGTGGCCTTTGGGCTTGGGTCCCGCCCACCCACCGGCGGCACCTCCCCGGACCCGCCCTCACAGAGGTCCCAGCACTAAACTCTGCCTCGCTCTGTTTTTCGAGGAACCTGAATGAACCTGAAAGCAAAGACCGAGTGGAGACGCTCAG ACCTCACGTGGTGGGCAGCGGCGGCAGTGACAAGGAAAAGGAGGAGTTTCGGGAGGCCAAGCCCCGCTCACTACGCTTCACGTGGAGCATGAAGACCACGAGCTCCATGGAGCCCAACGAGATGATGCGGGAGATCCGCAAGGTGCTGGACGCAAACAGCTGCCAGAGCGAGCTGCACGAGAAGTACATGCTGTTGTGCATGCACGGCACGCCAGGCCACGAGAACTTCGTGCAGTGGGAGATGGAGGTGTGCAAACTGCCGCGGCTGTCTCTCAACGGTGTTCGATTTAAGCGGATATCGGGCACCTCCATGGCCTTCAAAAACATTGCCTCCAAAATAGCCAACGAGCTTAAGCTTTAA
- the RCOR2 gene encoding REST corepressor 2 isoform X2, with amino-acid sequence MPSVMEKPSAGSGILSRSRAKTAPNGGQPHSEDDSSEEEHSHDSMIRVGTNYQAVIPECKPESPARYSNKELKGMLVWSPNHCVSDAKLDKYIAMAKEKHGYNIEQALGMLLWHKHDVEKSLADLANFTPFPDEWTVEDKVLFEQAFGFHGKCFQRIQQMLPDKLIPSLVKYYYSWKKTRSRTSVMDRQARRLGGRKDKEDSDELEEGRGAVSEGEPDAGDPKREPLPSRPLNARPGPGKKEAQGSQYRHHPLRTRRRPPKGMYLSPEGLTAVSGSPDLANLTLRGLDSQLISLKRQVQSMKQTNSSLRQALEGGIDPLRPPEANTKFNSRWTTDEQLLAVQGPDYICVDIRTPIGAPCAAPSSASHLAVPAAATAETTFAHGSHPAPPAPPTPAGPLPPAPAGPQPAPPTSHPPCPGCLPPRCPPRPSAHTHPGWSPPGASSTLALSPEALRQPEAPEPLCRMSSGTSSFTEDRRD; translated from the exons ATGCCCTCGGTGATGGAGAAGCCGAGCGCGGGCTCCGGGATCCTGTCCCGCAGCCGGGCCAAGACGGCGCCCAACGGCGGACAGCCCCACTCGGAGGATGACAGCAGCGAGGAGGAGCACTCGCACG ACAGCATGATCCGCGTTGGAACCAATTACCAGGCCGTAATTCCGGAGTGCAAGCCTG AGAGCCCCGCACGCTACAGTAACAAGGAGCTGAAGGGGATGTTGGTGTGGTCACCCAACCACTGTGTGTCAGATGCCAAGC TTGACAAGTACATTGCGATGGCCAAGGAGAAGCATGGTTACAACATCGAGCAG gcactgggcatGCTCCTATGGCATAAGCACGACGTAGAGAAGTCGCTGGCTGACCTGGCCAACTTCACCCCGTTCCCGGACGAGTGGACGGTAGAGGACAAGGTGTTGTTTGAACAGGCCTTTGGCTTCCATGGCAAATGTTTCCAGCGGATCCAGCAGATG CTGCCTGACAAGCTGATTCCCAGCCTGGTGAAGTATTACTACTCTTGGAAGAAGACCCGCAGCCGGACCAGTGTGATGGACAGACAGGCTCGGCGGCTGGGGGGCCGAAAGGACAAAGAAGACAG TGATGAGCTTGAAGAGGGACGAGGAGCCGTGAGTGAGGGGGAGCCAGACGCTGGAGACCCCAAGAGAGAG CCTCTGCCCTCTCGGCCCCTGAATGCCCGCCCAGGTCCAGGAAAGAAGGAGGCCCAGGGATCTCAGTACCGCCACCATCCACTGCGAACTCGGCGGCGCCCTCCCAAGGGCATGTACCTGAGCCCTGAGGGCCTCACTGCCGTGTCAGGGAGCCCGGACCTTGCCAACCTCACACTTCGAGGCCTCGACTCCCAGCTCATCTCCCTCAAGCGCCAG GTGCAAAGCATGAAGCAGACCAACAGCAGCCTCCGCCAAGCCCTGGAGGGGGGCATCGATCCACTCCGTCCCCCTGAG GCCAACACCAAGTTCAACTCCCGCTGGACCACAGATGAGCAGCTTTTGGCAGTACAAG GTCCAGATTACATCTGTGTCGACATCAGGACCCCGATCGGGGCCCCCTGCGCCGCCCCCTCCTCCGCCTCCCACCTCGCTGTCCCAGCCGCCGCCACTGCTGAGACCACCTTTGCCCACGGCTCCCACCCTGCTCCGCCAGCCCCCCCCACTCCAGCAGGGCCGCTTCCTCCAGCCCCGGCTGGCCCCCAACCAGCCCCCCCCACCTCTCATCCGCCCTGCCCTGGCTGCCTCCCGCCACGGTGCCCGCCCCGGCCCTCAGCCCACACCCACCCTGGCTGGAGCCCCCCTGGAGCCTCCAGCACCCTCGCTCTGAGCCCCGAGGCCCTCCGCCAACCGGAGGCTCCAGAACCCCTTTGCCGGATGTCCTCGGGGACCTCCAGCTTCACTGAGGACAGAAGAGACTAG
- the RCOR2 gene encoding REST corepressor 2 isoform X1 — protein MPSVMEKPSAGSGILSRSRAKTAPNGGQPHSEDDSSEEEHSHDSMIRVGTNYQAVIPECKPESPARYSNKELKGMLVWSPNHCVSDAKLDKYIAMAKEKHGYNIEQALGMLLWHKHDVEKSLADLANFTPFPDEWTVEDKVLFEQAFGFHGKCFQRIQQMLPDKLIPSLVKYYYSWKKTRSRTSVMDRQARRLGGRKDKEDSDELEEGRGAVSEGEPDAGDPKREPLPSRPLNARPGPGKKEAQGSQYRHHPLRTRRRPPKGMYLSPEGLTAVSGSPDLANLTLRGLDSQLISLKRQVQSMKQTNSSLRQALEGGIDPLRPPEANTKFNSRWTTDEQLLAVQAIRRYGKDFGAIAEVIGNKTLTQVKTFFVSYRRRFNLEEVLQEWEAEQDGAPGAPPVPMEEARRGAPLPAPALEEDDEVQITSVSTSGPRSGPPAPPPPPPPTSLSQPPPLLRPPLPTAPTLLRQPPPLQQGRFLQPRLAPNQPPPPLIRPALAASRHGARPGPQPTPTLAGAPLEPPAPSL, from the exons ATGCCCTCGGTGATGGAGAAGCCGAGCGCGGGCTCCGGGATCCTGTCCCGCAGCCGGGCCAAGACGGCGCCCAACGGCGGACAGCCCCACTCGGAGGATGACAGCAGCGAGGAGGAGCACTCGCACG ACAGCATGATCCGCGTTGGAACCAATTACCAGGCCGTAATTCCGGAGTGCAAGCCTG AGAGCCCCGCACGCTACAGTAACAAGGAGCTGAAGGGGATGTTGGTGTGGTCACCCAACCACTGTGTGTCAGATGCCAAGC TTGACAAGTACATTGCGATGGCCAAGGAGAAGCATGGTTACAACATCGAGCAG gcactgggcatGCTCCTATGGCATAAGCACGACGTAGAGAAGTCGCTGGCTGACCTGGCCAACTTCACCCCGTTCCCGGACGAGTGGACGGTAGAGGACAAGGTGTTGTTTGAACAGGCCTTTGGCTTCCATGGCAAATGTTTCCAGCGGATCCAGCAGATG CTGCCTGACAAGCTGATTCCCAGCCTGGTGAAGTATTACTACTCTTGGAAGAAGACCCGCAGCCGGACCAGTGTGATGGACAGACAGGCTCGGCGGCTGGGGGGCCGAAAGGACAAAGAAGACAG TGATGAGCTTGAAGAGGGACGAGGAGCCGTGAGTGAGGGGGAGCCAGACGCTGGAGACCCCAAGAGAGAG CCTCTGCCCTCTCGGCCCCTGAATGCCCGCCCAGGTCCAGGAAAGAAGGAGGCCCAGGGATCTCAGTACCGCCACCATCCACTGCGAACTCGGCGGCGCCCTCCCAAGGGCATGTACCTGAGCCCTGAGGGCCTCACTGCCGTGTCAGGGAGCCCGGACCTTGCCAACCTCACACTTCGAGGCCTCGACTCCCAGCTCATCTCCCTCAAGCGCCAG GTGCAAAGCATGAAGCAGACCAACAGCAGCCTCCGCCAAGCCCTGGAGGGGGGCATCGATCCACTCCGTCCCCCTGAG GCCAACACCAAGTTCAACTCCCGCTGGACCACAGATGAGCAGCTTTTGGCAGTACAAG CCATCCGTAGGTATGGCAAAGACTTTGGGGCTATTGCAGAGGTGATTGGGAACAAGACTCTGACCCAGGTGAAGACCTTCTTTGTGAGCTACCGGCGCCGCTTCAATCTGGAGGAGGTGCTGCAGGAATGGGAGGCCGAGCAGGATGGGGCCCCTGGAGCCCCCCCAGTCCCCATGGAGGAGGCTAGGAGAGGGGCTCCCTtgccagccccagccctggaggAAGACGATGAG GTCCAGATTACATCTGTGTCGACATCAGGACCCCGATCGGGGCCCCCTGCGCCGCCCCCTCCTCCGCCTCCCACCTCGCTGTCCCAGCCGCCGCCACTGCTGAGACCACCTTTGCCCACGGCTCCCACCCTGCTCCGCCAGCCCCCCCCACTCCAGCAGGGCCGCTTCCTCCAGCCCCGGCTGGCCCCCAACCAGCCCCCCCCACCTCTCATCCGCCCTGCCCTGGCTGCCTCCCGCCACGGTGCCCGCCCCGGCCCTCAGCCCACACCCACCCTGGCTGGAGCCCCCCTGGAGCCTCCAGCACCCTCGCTCTGA